A genome region from Bradyrhizobium sp. WSM1417 includes the following:
- a CDS encoding serine hydrolase: MLAPTPASPESVGMSKAALDRVDAHLKSRYIDAGRFPGTHLLVYRRGKIAHSTVQGFADVERKLPVKDDTIYRIYSMTKPLTSVAFMMLVEQGLVAIDEPVAKYIPEWKDLGVFVAGTAPSFLTRPPLRPMLIVDLLRHTSGLTYGFQQRSNVDAAYRAEKIGEVEKSGTLQTMIESLAKIPLEFSPGEAWNYSVSTDVLGYLIGKISGIPFEQFLKQRILDPLGMTDTDFHVPASKAHRFAACYSADPGGGMTFHAGQRREGLTLQDDPTKSSFLSPPSLISGGGGLCSTTADYLTFCRALLNGGELGGVRLIGPKTLALMTANHIPGGRSLPEVSRSLFAEAAYNGIGFGLGFAVTMRPAETLVAGSPGEYNWGGAATTSFWIDPAEELITIFMTQVLPSSAYPLRRELRSMVYAAITESNL, from the coding sequence ATGCTCGCCCCCACCCCCGCCTCGCCCGAATCCGTCGGCATGTCCAAGGCCGCGCTCGACCGCGTCGATGCGCATCTGAAGAGCCGGTACATCGATGCCGGCCGCTTCCCGGGCACGCATCTCCTGGTCTATCGCCGTGGCAAGATCGCCCACAGTACGGTGCAGGGTTTTGCCGATGTCGAGCGCAAGCTGCCCGTCAAGGACGACACGATCTATCGCATCTATTCCATGACCAAGCCGCTCACCAGCGTCGCCTTCATGATGCTGGTCGAGCAAGGCCTCGTCGCGATCGATGAGCCCGTCGCCAAGTACATTCCGGAATGGAAGGATCTCGGCGTGTTCGTCGCCGGCACTGCGCCTTCCTTCCTGACCCGGCCGCCGTTGCGGCCGATGCTGATCGTCGATCTCCTGCGTCACACCTCCGGCCTCACCTACGGCTTCCAGCAGCGCTCGAATGTCGATGCCGCCTACCGCGCCGAAAAGATCGGCGAGGTCGAGAAATCCGGCACGCTCCAGACCATGATCGAGAGCCTTGCCAAAATCCCGCTGGAGTTCTCGCCGGGCGAGGCCTGGAACTACTCGGTTTCGACCGACGTGCTCGGCTACCTCATTGGCAAGATCTCCGGGATTCCCTTCGAGCAGTTCCTGAAACAACGCATTCTCGATCCACTCGGCATGACCGACACTGATTTCCACGTGCCGGCTTCCAAGGCCCACCGGTTCGCCGCCTGTTACTCGGCCGATCCGGGTGGCGGCATGACCTTCCATGCCGGCCAGCGCCGCGAGGGCCTGACGTTGCAGGATGATCCAACCAAGAGCTCGTTCCTGTCGCCGCCGTCCTTGATTTCGGGCGGCGGCGGGCTGTGCTCGACGACGGCCGACTATCTCACCTTCTGCCGTGCGCTGCTCAACGGCGGCGAGCTCGGCGGCGTCAGGCTGATCGGGCCGAAGACGCTGGCACTGATGACGGCCAACCACATTCCGGGTGGACGCTCGCTCCCGGAAGTGTCGCGCTCGCTGTTTGCGGAAGCCGCCTACAACGGCATCGGCTTCGGCCTCGGCTTCGCCGTGACCATGCGCCCGGCCGAGACGCTGGTCGCCGGCAGCCCCGGTGAATACAATTGGGGCGGCGCGGCCACGACGTCGTTCTGGATCGACCCGGCCGAGGAATTGATCACCATCTTCATGACGCAGGTGCTGCCGTCGAGCGCCTACCCGCTCCGGCGCGAGCTGCGCAGCATGGTCTATGCCGCGATCACCGAGAGCAATCTCTGA